In Cyanobium sp. WAJ14-Wanaka, a single genomic region encodes these proteins:
- a CDS encoding DUF305 domain-containing protein, with the protein MRRALTFLILINLLAATAKTPTARAQVNQHDHHQMTGSPATDSPPLDQSSAHSHDVGPSGSTYDLRWIDAMVQHHTGALRMAEFVFNVGSPGVGAMANSIWRDQAREIKSMGQWRKAWYPEAPVFSVVLRPNGNPNEINALIPMGAAQIQAMQLMGSTPTRENRVNWFLEGMIAHHGGALLMAHDALRKSSNNTIRRLAQQIIVAQRQEILELRRMLKHDGLDKPNYYQFDALFTF; encoded by the coding sequence ATGCGCCGCGCCTTGACCTTTCTGATCCTGATAAACCTCCTAGCAGCTACCGCCAAGACCCCCACCGCCCGAGCCCAGGTCAACCAACATGACCATCACCAGATGACGGGGTCGCCAGCTACGGACTCGCCCCCCCTTGATCAAAGCAGCGCCCACAGCCACGACGTGGGGCCATCGGGAAGCACCTACGACCTGCGCTGGATCGATGCAATGGTTCAGCACCACACCGGTGCCCTACGCATGGCCGAGTTCGTGTTCAACGTGGGCTCACCTGGTGTTGGGGCCATGGCCAACAGCATCTGGAGGGATCAGGCGCGCGAAATCAAGTCGATGGGTCAGTGGCGCAAGGCCTGGTATCCCGAAGCCCCGGTGTTTTCTGTGGTGCTGCGCCCTAATGGCAACCCCAATGAAATAAATGCTCTGATCCCCATGGGCGCCGCTCAGATTCAGGCGATGCAGTTAATGGGCTCAACTCCCACCCGTGAAAACCGGGTCAACTGGTTTTTGGAAGGAATGATTGCTCACCATGGCGGAGCTCTCTTAATGGCTCACGATGCGCTCAGGAAGAGCAGTAACAACACCATCAGGCGCCTTGCCCAACAAATCATCGTGGCCCAAAGGCAGGAAATTTTGGAGTTGCGCCGCATGCTCAAGCACGACGGCTTGGACAAACCCAACTACTACCAATTCGATGCCCTATTCACCTTCTGA
- a CDS encoding AMP-binding protein, producing the protein MRDLEEAWRQGELVLLAPAEQQDLLAGSLEPDCWQALEERWGPGVVVASGGSSSMASGGRRWCLQPLSHLEASARATASWLNDQGIDPGRCWHWNPLPQYHVSGLLPQVRTRLWGARHCPIPAALLRNTGPALAQLPWSKEHPGLISLVPTQLARLLAVPEAVDWLRQLAVIWVGGAALPAQLAAEARRLELPLAPCYGATETAAMVCALPPAQFLAGVCGCGLPLADVQLRLAAADSALAGSAVEVQSPRLSPGFLMANSAGLQPLPLTADGWWRSGDAGAITAAGLELGGRLDGAINSGGETVFPEQLEASLKALAAAAGLPLAELLLVGLPEPAWGERLVALVRADAGASAREGGGEGDAASEGGARLIGDLAQLTLAWPAAERPRRWLICPQLAPTAAGKWQRGHWRSWAAQKLEKLA; encoded by the coding sequence ATGAGGGATCTGGAGGAGGCTTGGCGCCAGGGAGAGCTGGTGCTCTTGGCCCCAGCCGAACAGCAGGATCTCTTGGCTGGCTCGCTTGAGCCCGACTGCTGGCAGGCCCTGGAGGAGCGCTGGGGACCCGGAGTGGTGGTGGCCAGCGGTGGCAGCAGCAGCATGGCCAGCGGTGGCCGCCGCTGGTGCCTCCAGCCCCTCAGCCATCTGGAGGCATCGGCCAGAGCTACGGCCAGCTGGTTGAACGATCAAGGCATCGATCCTGGTCGCTGTTGGCACTGGAATCCGCTGCCGCAGTACCATGTGAGCGGCCTATTGCCACAGGTAAGGACGCGCCTCTGGGGTGCCCGCCATTGCCCCATCCCAGCGGCCCTCCTGCGGAACACGGGCCCTGCCCTGGCCCAGCTGCCCTGGAGCAAGGAGCATCCGGGCCTGATTTCCCTGGTGCCGACCCAATTGGCCAGGCTTTTGGCGGTGCCAGAGGCGGTGGACTGGTTGCGCCAGCTGGCGGTGATTTGGGTGGGCGGTGCTGCCCTTCCGGCCCAACTGGCAGCCGAGGCCCGCCGGCTGGAGTTGCCCCTGGCCCCTTGCTACGGCGCCACCGAAACGGCGGCGATGGTCTGTGCCCTGCCCCCGGCCCAATTCTTGGCCGGGGTTTGCGGTTGTGGCCTGCCCCTGGCGGATGTGCAGTTGCGGCTCGCTGCGGCTGACTCAGCGTTGGCGGGCTCGGCGGTGGAGGTCCAAAGCCCCCGATTGAGCCCCGGGTTTTTGATGGCCAACTCGGCCGGGCTGCAGCCGTTGCCGCTCACGGCCGATGGCTGGTGGCGCAGTGGCGACGCCGGAGCCATCACTGCCGCAGGCCTGGAGCTGGGGGGCCGCCTCGATGGGGCCATTAACAGCGGCGGCGAAACGGTGTTTCCGGAGCAACTAGAAGCCAGTCTCAAGGCCCTGGCCGCGGCGGCAGGCTTGCCCCTGGCGGAGTTGCTTTTGGTGGGCTTGCCGGAACCGGCCTGGGGTGAGCGGCTGGTGGCTCTAGTGCGGGCTGATGCTGGTGCAAGTGCCCGTGAAGGTGGCGGTGAAGGAGACGCAGCTAGTGAAGGCGGCGCAAGGTTGATTGGGGACCTGGCGCAGCTAACCCTGGCTTGGCCTGCCGCTGAGCGGCCGCGCCGCTGGCTCATTTGCCCCCAGTTGGCCCCCACGGCGGCGGGCAAATGGCAACGGGGCCATTGGCGCAGTTGGGCCGCCCAAAAACTGGAGAAGCTGGCTTAA
- a CDS encoding DUF3721 domain-containing protein, whose amino-acid sequence MPYSPSDKEVDCKGTHKNNGIWMPCAHEQVLSPALRARWC is encoded by the coding sequence ATGCCCTATTCACCTTCTGATAAAGAGGTGGACTGCAAGGGAACCCACAAGAACAATGGGATATGGATGCCCTGCGCCCATGAGCAAGTACTGTCCCCGGCCCTTAGGGCCAGGTGGTGTTGA
- a CDS encoding MerR family transcriptional regulator has translation MAEAKLLKIGDVSARSGLTVKTIRFYCDEGLIHPDSRSDGGYRLFDPNVFQDLSFIRTLRDLDISLADVMKILESRRSGICTCTSLQDTIRSKAGEIEYKITALRAISIELMSLLNDWQDCGGRKT, from the coding sequence GTGGCTGAGGCAAAGCTCCTCAAAATCGGCGACGTCTCGGCGCGTTCTGGCCTTACGGTCAAGACCATTCGCTTTTATTGCGATGAAGGTTTGATCCATCCAGATAGCCGAAGTGACGGTGGCTATCGACTGTTTGACCCGAATGTTTTTCAGGATCTATCCTTTATCCGCACACTCAGGGATTTGGACATTTCCTTGGCAGATGTGATGAAGATTTTGGAATCTCGGCGTTCAGGAATCTGCACTTGCACGTCTCTGCAAGACACCATTCGCAGCAAGGCAGGTGAAATTGAGTACAAGATCACCGCACTTCGGGCAATTTCAATTGAGTTGATGTCCTTGCTCAACGATTGGCAAGACTGCGGCGGCCGTAAAACTTGA
- a CDS encoding o-succinylbenzoate synthase, whose amino-acid sequence MAAALSHREALIHQPLRLAWRPYGFELPAVLVTAHGAIKNRRGWLLRLEAADGRLGWGELVDWQQGSALAKALQQLPALLDRAALEDWLTAGPAPLAFALGSALAELDGAITEWLAPPASAHLLPAGPVALGALETLLARDSLRDGDPGQPRFTVKWKVAAASLETEFEVLASLLACLPPWAKLRLDANGGWDRASADQWASRLGDEPRLEWLEQPLAPHDQSGLEALARRLPVALDESLRQGLAWAGDWQGWQVRRPSLEGDPRPLLAALQAGQPHWMVSTALETGIGRRWLHHLAALQIQGPTPTAPGLAPGWCPEGPLFATDPEQVWEAAG is encoded by the coding sequence ATGGCTGCTGCCCTAAGCCACCGCGAGGCATTGATCCACCAGCCCCTGCGCTTGGCCTGGAGGCCCTATGGCTTTGAACTGCCGGCGGTCCTGGTTACGGCCCATGGAGCGATCAAGAACCGCCGCGGCTGGCTGCTGCGCCTGGAGGCGGCCGATGGTCGCCTCGGCTGGGGCGAGCTGGTGGATTGGCAGCAGGGTTCCGCCCTGGCAAAAGCATTGCAGCAGTTGCCGGCCCTGCTCGATCGGGCCGCTCTGGAGGATTGGCTGACGGCTGGCCCTGCGCCCCTGGCCTTTGCCTTGGGATCGGCCCTGGCCGAACTCGATGGGGCAATTACGGAGTGGTTGGCGCCCCCGGCATCGGCCCACTTGTTGCCGGCGGGGCCAGTGGCTTTGGGGGCCCTCGAGACCCTCTTGGCCAGGGATTCTTTGCGGGATGGCGACCCTGGCCAGCCGCGATTCACCGTGAAATGGAAGGTGGCGGCAGCCTCCCTGGAGACTGAGTTTGAGGTGTTGGCATCGCTGCTGGCATGCCTGCCGCCCTGGGCCAAGCTGCGCCTGGATGCCAATGGCGGCTGGGATCGCGCCAGCGCCGATCAATGGGCCAGTCGGCTGGGGGATGAACCCCGCTTGGAATGGCTTGAGCAGCCCCTGGCCCCCCACGACCAATCGGGCCTTGAGGCCCTGGCCCGGAGGCTGCCGGTCGCCCTTGATGAATCCCTGCGCCAGGGCCTCGCCTGGGCTGGCGATTGGCAGGGTTGGCAGGTGCGGCGCCCCTCCCTGGAAGGCGACCCCCGACCCCTATTGGCTGCCCTGCAGGCCGGCCAACCCCATTGGATGGTCAGCACGGCCCTTGAAACCGGCATCGGCCGCCGTTGGCTGCACCATCTGGCGGCTTTGCAAATCCAGGGCCCCACCCCCACGGCCCCGGGCCTGGCCCCGGGTTGGTGCCCGGAGGGCCCCCTATTTGCGACCGATCCCGAGCAGGTGTGGGAGGCGGCGGGATGA
- the menA gene encoding 2-carboxy-1,4-naphthoquinone phytyltransferase, translating to MPEPEVVASRYARRALWKAAIKWPMYAVAVMPVLLAAGWRLGRGELVRPDQLLLFLLAAVLLLAWENLANDVFDADTGVDAQGKPHSLVNLTGRRDRVASLANCCLLLGLALMALVAWRSTPAVLALVLACCGLGYLYQGPPFRWSYRGLGEPLCWLAFGPLATAAGLLALGPAGAAATAPAAATAPAAATALAIPWKQAIELGAGPALATTLVLFCSHFHQVEEDSVHGKRSPVVRLGTARAASLVPWFVALVLAFEWAPVLAGQWPLTALFGVVGLPPARALIGMLRAHHAQPEKIGGSKFLALRFQALNGLGLAFGLALGPWLLP from the coding sequence ATGCCAGAGCCCGAGGTCGTCGCAAGCCGTTACGCCAGACGAGCCCTTTGGAAGGCCGCGATCAAGTGGCCGATGTATGCGGTGGCGGTGATGCCCGTTTTGCTGGCGGCGGGCTGGCGCCTGGGCCGCGGGGAGCTGGTCAGGCCAGACCAGCTGCTGCTGTTTTTGCTGGCGGCGGTGTTGCTGCTGGCCTGGGAAAACCTCGCCAACGACGTTTTTGATGCCGATACGGGCGTAGATGCCCAGGGCAAGCCCCATTCATTGGTGAACCTCACCGGTCGCCGCGATCGGGTGGCGAGCCTGGCTAATTGCTGCCTGCTGCTGGGCTTGGCCCTGATGGCCCTGGTGGCCTGGCGCAGCACGCCGGCGGTGTTGGCCCTGGTGCTGGCCTGCTGCGGCCTGGGCTATCTTTACCAGGGGCCGCCCTTCCGTTGGAGTTACCGGGGCCTGGGCGAACCCCTCTGCTGGCTGGCCTTTGGTCCCCTGGCCACGGCGGCGGGCCTGCTGGCCCTTGGCCCAGCAGGGGCAGCGGCAACAGCCCCGGCAGCGGCCACAGCCCCGGCAGCGGCCACAGCCCTGGCCATTCCCTGGAAGCAGGCGATTGAGTTGGGGGCTGGTCCGGCCCTGGCCACCACCTTGGTGCTTTTTTGCTCCCATTTCCACCAGGTGGAGGAGGACTCCGTCCATGGCAAGCGCTCGCCCGTGGTGCGGCTTGGCACTGCTAGGGCCGCCTCCCTGGTGCCCTGGTTCGTGGCCCTGGTCCTGGCGTTTGAGTGGGCTCCGGTTCTGGCGGGCCAATGGCCCCTAACTGCCCTATTCGGGGTGGTGGGCTTGCCGCCAGCGCGGGCCCTGATTGGCATGTTGAGGGCCCACCACGCCCAACCCGAAAAGATTGGCGGCAGCAAGTTTTTGGCCCTGCGCTTCCAGGCGCTCAATGGGCTGGGGCTGGCCTTTGGCTTGGCGCTTGGCCCATGGCTGCTGCCCTAA
- the rsmH gene encoding 16S rRNA (cytosine(1402)-N(4))-methyltransferase RsmH translates to MLGFPLAEVFTHVPVLAQPVLNSFAELGPLLAQQPDRSGVLVDCTLGGGGHSALLLEAHPGLRVVGLDQDPSARAAAAERLAPFGDRVRIVAANFAGFVPSEPAVAVLADLGVSSPQLDVAERGFSFRLAGPLDMRMNPEVGESAGALIERLEEAELADLIYAYGEERLSRRIARRLKEQVPQDTAELAYLVAGCYPPKARRGRIHPATRTFQALRIAVNNELGVLDQLLQVAPDWLVPGGLVGVISFHSLEDRRVKTAFSSDERLQRVTRKPETATEEEQSSNPRSRSAKWRVARRR, encoded by the coding sequence TTGCTTGGATTTCCGCTGGCTGAGGTGTTCACCCACGTGCCGGTGCTGGCCCAGCCGGTGCTGAATTCCTTCGCGGAGTTGGGGCCCCTATTGGCCCAACAACCTGATCGCAGCGGGGTCCTAGTGGATTGCACCCTCGGCGGCGGCGGCCACAGTGCCCTGTTGCTGGAGGCCCATCCCGGTTTGCGCGTGGTGGGGCTGGACCAGGACCCAAGCGCCCGCGCCGCCGCCGCCGAGCGCCTCGCCCCCTTTGGCGATCGGGTCAGGATCGTGGCCGCCAATTTTGCCGGTTTTGTGCCCAGCGAGCCTGCCGTGGCGGTGCTGGCCGATCTGGGTGTGAGCAGTCCGCAGTTGGATGTGGCGGAGCGGGGCTTCAGTTTTCGGCTGGCCGGACCCCTCGACATGCGGATGAATCCCGAGGTCGGCGAAAGCGCTGGCGCCTTGATCGAACGGCTTGAGGAGGCTGAGCTGGCCGACCTGATCTATGCCTACGGCGAAGAGCGGCTGTCGCGGCGCATCGCCCGGCGGCTTAAGGAGCAGGTTCCGCAGGACACGGCCGAGCTGGCCTATCTAGTGGCCGGCTGTTACCCGCCCAAGGCGCGGCGGGGGCGGATCCATCCGGCGACGCGCACCTTTCAGGCCCTGCGCATCGCCGTAAACAACGAGCTGGGGGTGCTTGACCAGTTGCTCCAGGTTGCCCCTGATTGGCTGGTGCCCGGGGGGCTAGTTGGGGTGATCAGCTTCCACTCCCTCGAGGACAGGCGGGTCAAAACCGCTTTTAGCTCCGATGAACGCCTGCAGCGGGTAACCCGCAAACCAGAAACGGCCACGGAGGAGGAGCAAAGCTCCAACCCCCGCAGCCGTTCAGCGAAGTGGCGCGTGGCGCGCCGCCGTTAG
- a CDS encoding NAD(P)H-quinone oxidoreductase subunit H: MTQLETRTEPMVVNFGPHHPSMHGVLRLVVTLDGEDVVDCEPVIGYLHRGMEKIAENRTNIMFVPYVSRMDYAAGMFYEAIVVNAPERLADVPVPKRASYIRVLMLELNRIANHLLWLGPFLADVGAQTPFFYIFREREMIYDLWEAATGQRMVNNNYFRIGGVAADLPYGWLEKCLDFCDWFGPKIDEYEKLITNNPIFRRRIEGLGIITKEQAINWSLSGPMLRASGVPWDLRKVDHYECYDDFDWSVAWATEGDCYARYRVRVQEMRQSLKIVRQACNMIPGGPTENLESKRLTEGKGSEWFDFDYQYVAKKVAPTFKIPSGELYTRLESGKGEIGVFIQGNDDVTPWRFKIRAADFNNLQILPHILKGHKVADIMAILGSIDVIMGSVDR; encoded by the coding sequence ATGACGCAACTGGAGACGCGCACGGAGCCGATGGTGGTCAACTTCGGGCCCCACCACCCCTCCATGCACGGGGTGTTACGGCTGGTGGTGACCCTCGACGGCGAAGACGTGGTGGATTGCGAGCCGGTGATCGGCTATCTCCACCGCGGCATGGAGAAGATCGCCGAGAACCGCACGAACATCATGTTTGTGCCCTACGTGAGCCGCATGGACTACGCGGCCGGCATGTTCTACGAGGCGATCGTGGTCAACGCACCGGAGCGGCTGGCGGATGTGCCGGTGCCAAAGCGGGCCAGCTACATCCGGGTGTTGATGCTGGAACTGAACCGCATTGCCAACCACCTGCTCTGGCTTGGTCCATTTTTGGCCGACGTGGGCGCCCAGACACCATTTTTCTACATCTTCCGAGAACGGGAGATGATCTACGACCTCTGGGAAGCGGCCACCGGCCAGCGGATGGTCAACAACAACTATTTCCGCATTGGTGGCGTAGCTGCAGATTTGCCCTACGGCTGGCTGGAAAAATGCCTGGATTTTTGTGATTGGTTTGGTCCAAAGATCGATGAATACGAAAAACTGATTACAAACAATCCAATTTTCCGCCGCCGCATCGAAGGCCTGGGAATTATTACCAAAGAACAGGCGATCAATTGGAGCCTTTCTGGCCCCATGTTGCGGGCTTCTGGCGTGCCCTGGGATCTACGCAAAGTTGATCACTACGAGTGCTACGACGACTTCGATTGGTCCGTGGCCTGGGCCACCGAAGGCGATTGCTATGCCCGCTATCGGGTTCGAGTGCAGGAGATGCGCCAATCCCTCAAGATCGTGCGCCAGGCCTGCAACATGATTCCGGGCGGCCCCACCGAAAATCTCGAATCAAAGCGCCTCACAGAAGGAAAGGGCAGCGAATGGTTTGACTTCGACTATCAATACGTGGCCAAAAAGGTTGCACCCACCTTCAAGATTCCATCGGGCGAGCTCTATACCAGGCTCGAATCGGGCAAGGGTGAAATTGGCGTATTCATTCAAGGCAACGACGATGTAACCCCATGGCGCTTCAAAATCCGCGCCGCCGACTTCAACAACCTGCAAATCCTGCCCCACATACTCAAGGGCCACAAGGTCGCCGACATCATGGCAATCCTTGGCTCTATCGACGTAATCATGGGCTCTGTTGATCGCTGA
- a CDS encoding isochorismate synthase MenF, translating into MRPQAQLVQPTPSKAPSFAELLAVAADRAGQLGDDAVLSLAVPLNGGDPMALLPHLDSSDGFRFLWDGAPGLCIAASGRCNGLELSGPRRFELAQRFASASLSRLATPSTCPPLARPRVLLAFGFFEAPLESTPEAIAGVQAVLPRWQLSRHGQHGWLRLQRPLGGGTTARSVAEELWEQRLALMALEPEQPAPITAQIQSRTAWENGYRSAVDQALQLVDGGHLQKLVLAVRQELNLDQAIDPLELLAPLRRHQSGSCRFLWQQKSGSALLGASPERLLTVRQGRLRSDALAGTTPVGEAASELLNSTKDRHEHALVVDTITAVLAKAGLQPRRPRHPRLARHGHLVHLHTPITADCRGHQPLSLAAALHPTPAVAGLPRREAMGWLRSLEPFERGHYAAPIGWIDSSGDADLRVAIRSGTLRGRQLVLTAGAGLVKGSDVDRELQEVALKLGVLQQQLNLPAKSQAANNLSIV; encoded by the coding sequence ATGCGGCCCCAGGCCCAGCTGGTGCAGCCCACCCCCTCAAAAGCCCCTTCCTTCGCCGAATTACTGGCCGTAGCAGCCGATCGGGCTGGCCAGTTGGGGGACGATGCCGTCTTGAGTTTGGCGGTGCCCCTAAACGGGGGAGACCCCATGGCCCTGCTGCCCCACCTGGATTCAAGCGACGGTTTCCGCTTCCTCTGGGATGGGGCCCCGGGGCTCTGTATTGCCGCCAGCGGCCGCTGCAACGGCCTCGAACTGAGCGGGCCCCGCCGCTTCGAACTGGCCCAACGCTTTGCCAGTGCCAGCCTGAGCCGCCTGGCCACCCCCTCCACCTGCCCGCCCCTGGCCCGGCCCAGGGTGCTGCTGGCCTTTGGCTTCTTTGAGGCCCCCCTGGAGAGCACGCCAGAGGCCATCGCCGGGGTCCAGGCCGTATTGCCCCGCTGGCAACTCAGCCGCCATGGCCAGCACGGCTGGCTACGGCTGCAAAGACCCCTGGGGGGCGGCACCACGGCCCGCAGCGTGGCTGAAGAACTCTGGGAGCAGCGCCTAGCCCTGATGGCCTTGGAGCCCGAGCAGCCGGCGCCGATCACTGCCCAAATCCAAAGCCGCACCGCCTGGGAAAACGGTTATCGCTCGGCCGTGGATCAAGCCCTCCAATTGGTTGATGGCGGCCATCTGCAGAAATTGGTCCTAGCCGTGCGCCAGGAATTAAACCTCGATCAGGCAATCGATCCCCTGGAGCTGCTGGCCCCCCTGCGCCGACACCAAAGCGGTAGCTGCCGTTTTCTCTGGCAGCAAAAAAGTGGGTCGGCCCTGCTGGGGGCATCTCCCGAGCGGCTGCTCACCGTGCGCCAAGGCCGGCTGCGCAGCGATGCCCTGGCGGGCACCACTCCGGTTGGGGAAGCAGCTTCCGAGCTGCTCAACTCGACCAAAGATCGCCATGAACATGCGCTGGTGGTCGATACGATCACCGCCGTACTGGCCAAGGCTGGACTCCAACCCCGGCGGCCTCGCCATCCGCGCCTGGCCCGCCACGGGCACCTGGTGCACCTCCACACCCCCATCACCGCCGATTGCCGGGGCCACCAACCCCTAAGCCTCGCGGCGGCACTCCACCCCACCCCGGCGGTGGCGGGTCTGCCCCGCCGGGAAGCGATGGGCTGGCTGCGCAGCCTGGAACCGTTTGAGCGGGGCCACTACGCCGCCCCAATCGGCTGGATCGACAGCTCCGGCGATGCCGACCTGCGGGTGGCCATTCGCAGTGGCACCCTGCGGGGCCGCCAGTTGGTGCTGACCGCCGGAGCAGGTCTGGTGAAGGGCTCCGATGTGGATCGGGAGCTGCAGGAGGTGGCGCTGAAGCTGGGGGTTTTGCAGCAACAGCTCAACCTTCCCGCCAAGTCTCAGGCTGCCAACAACCTCTCGATCGTTTGA
- a CDS encoding response regulator transcription factor, with protein MNPESPAPESTSPELPVPETPAPPARILLVDDEPGLRTAVKAYLEDEGFAVTTANDGEEGWIQAQELLPDVVITDVMMPRCDGYGLLKRLRADERLGGTPVIFLTAKGMTADRISGFQAGADDYIPKPFDPDELVARVRNAVQRQDRLLAEAARFADADIGQMAKQITEIRSLLATGGSKRAIEAVNHVFTPREASVLQLVAEGMMNKEIARRLETSIRNVEKYVSRLFIKTGTASRTELVRYALEHGLVE; from the coding sequence ATGAACCCAGAATCCCCAGCACCAGAATCCACTTCTCCAGAATTGCCGGTGCCTGAGACGCCAGCTCCCCCAGCCCGGATCCTGCTGGTGGACGACGAACCGGGGCTGCGCACGGCTGTTAAGGCCTACCTCGAGGACGAGGGTTTTGCGGTGACCACCGCCAACGATGGCGAGGAGGGTTGGATCCAGGCCCAGGAGCTGTTGCCGGACGTGGTCATCACCGACGTGATGATGCCCCGCTGTGATGGCTACGGATTACTGAAGCGGCTGCGGGCCGATGAACGGCTAGGGGGCACTCCGGTGATCTTCCTTACAGCCAAAGGCATGACGGCTGACCGCATTTCCGGTTTCCAGGCCGGCGCCGACGACTACATCCCCAAGCCGTTCGACCCCGATGAGCTGGTCGCCCGGGTGCGCAATGCGGTGCAAAGGCAGGATCGCTTGCTGGCGGAGGCGGCCCGCTTTGCCGATGCCGATATCGGCCAGATGGCTAAACAGATCACCGAGATTCGATCCTTGCTGGCCACGGGCGGCAGTAAGAGGGCGATCGAAGCGGTTAACCACGTGTTCACTCCCCGGGAAGCCTCGGTGCTGCAGCTGGTGGCTGAGGGAATGATGAACAAGGAAATAGCCCGGCGCCTAGAAACCTCCATCCGCAACGTGGAGAAGTACGTGAGCCGCCTGTTTATCAAAACGGGTACGGCCAGCCGCACCGAGCTGGTCCGCTATGCCCTCGAGCACGGTCTTGTGGAGTGA
- a CDS encoding cysteine desulfurase family protein: protein MLAYLDHHATTPCDPAVVEAMAPWWTEQFANPASRNYQPGLLAAAAVQNARSQIVADLGVQPESVIFTSGATEANNLALKGLAEAEIESGGQRRHLVTLATEHRAVLDPLRYLARHGFELTELAVLPNGLINLEELAAALRPDTLLVSVMAANNEIGVLQPMAEIAALCHQAESSHQKTIHLHCDGAQAVGHIPLQPADLGVDLLSISGHKLYGPKGIGALVVKPGIRLAAQLHGGGQEQGVRAGSLPVPLIVGLAKALQLALADQQLRSERLGELRDQLWRQLEPLGDLKLNGDLAARLPHNLNLTVGGVDGARLHQLLRRKIAVSSGSACSQGSPSHVLAALGRSRQEAGASIRFGLGRHTTAAEISCAAVAVAEAIRSLR from the coding sequence ATGCTCGCGTACCTCGACCACCACGCCACAACCCCCTGCGATCCCGCCGTGGTGGAAGCCATGGCCCCCTGGTGGACTGAACAATTCGCCAACCCTGCCAGTCGCAACTATCAGCCTGGGCTGCTGGCGGCCGCCGCAGTGCAGAACGCCCGCAGCCAGATCGTCGCTGATCTGGGTGTGCAGCCGGAGTCGGTGATTTTTACCAGCGGCGCCACCGAAGCCAACAACCTGGCCCTCAAGGGCCTAGCCGAGGCTGAAATCGAATCGGGGGGCCAGCGACGCCATCTGGTCACCCTGGCCACCGAACATCGGGCCGTGCTCGATCCCCTGCGCTACCTGGCCCGCCATGGCTTCGAGCTGACCGAGCTGGCGGTGCTTCCCAACGGACTAATAAATCTCGAGGAACTGGCGGCCGCCCTCAGGCCCGACACCCTGCTGGTGAGCGTGATGGCCGCCAACAACGAAATCGGAGTGTTGCAGCCGATGGCCGAGATCGCCGCCCTTTGCCATCAAGCCGAAAGCAGCCATCAAAAAACAATCCACCTCCATTGCGATGGCGCCCAGGCCGTGGGGCACATTCCCCTGCAACCGGCTGACCTGGGCGTAGATCTGCTGAGCATCAGCGGCCACAAGCTCTACGGCCCCAAGGGCATTGGCGCCCTGGTCGTAAAGCCTGGGATTCGGCTGGCGGCCCAGCTCCATGGCGGCGGCCAGGAGCAGGGGGTGCGGGCCGGCTCCCTGCCGGTGCCCCTGATCGTGGGCTTGGCCAAGGCCCTGCAGTTGGCCCTAGCCGACCAGCAACTGCGAAGCGAGCGGCTGGGGGAGCTGCGCGACCAACTCTGGCGGCAGCTGGAGCCCCTGGGCGACCTAAAACTCAACGGCGACCTGGCAGCTCGCCTACCCCACAACCTCAACCTGACCGTGGGGGGCGTTGATGGCGCCCGCCTGCACCAACTGCTGCGCAGGAAGATCGCCGTCAGCAGCGGCTCCGCCTGCAGCCAGGGCAGCCCCTCCCATGTGCTTGCCGCCCTGGGCCGCAGCCGCCAAGAGGCCGGCGCCTCAATCCGATTTGGCCTGGGCCGTCACACCACAGCTGCAGAGATCAGCTGCGCCGCGGTCGCGGTGGCCGAAGCGATTAGAAGCCTTCGATAG
- a CDS encoding thioesterase family protein: protein MAPSDWLLLCRTVRFGDTDGAGVMHFQQLLRWCHEAYEESLERFGLKAGEIFPTQARMPAVALPIVHCSADFLAPLVCGDPLAIRLEPRRLDTGSFELQFSFSSGEKAAARALTRHLAIEAASRQRCSLPQPINRWLEASTLGTIQPL, encoded by the coding sequence ATGGCCCCCTCCGACTGGCTGCTGCTATGCCGCACCGTGCGCTTTGGCGACACCGACGGTGCCGGGGTGATGCACTTTCAGCAGCTGCTGCGCTGGTGTCACGAGGCCTACGAGGAAAGCCTCGAGCGTTTTGGCTTAAAGGCTGGGGAGATCTTCCCGACCCAGGCCCGGATGCCAGCGGTCGCCCTGCCGATAGTTCATTGCAGCGCCGATTTCCTGGCACCACTGGTCTGTGGCGACCCCCTGGCGATTCGCCTGGAGCCGAGGCGCCTGGATACGGGCAGCTTTGAGCTGCAGTTCAGCTTCAGCAGCGGCGAGAAAGCGGCGGCCCGCGCCCTAACGCGCCACCTGGCCATCGAAGCCGCCAGCCGCCAGCGCTGTTCCCTGCCGCAGCCGATCAACCGCTGGCTGGAAGCCTCAACCCTGGGGACGATCCAGCCCCTTTAA